Below is a genomic region from Anguilla anguilla isolate fAngAng1 chromosome 18, fAngAng1.pri, whole genome shotgun sequence.
GCGAAGCTGCTGGCCGGGCTCTTCTTCTTGCTGTTGCTGCTGGGAGCCCCGGCGCCGCCGGCGGTGCTGCCCCCGGacaccttcctcttcctccgctTGCTGGGCGCCTGCCTGGCGGGCTCCGCTGAGGAAACGGCACGCGTCAACCAATCAGACTCTCCCCCGGGCTTCCCGCACTGCCGCGGGATTGGCTCAAGCGTCCACGGGCCAGAATCCCAGCTAAAGCACCAACggtgccattttatttatgaatatctGGAGTCAAAAACAGGTTGACTATCCAAAAACGAGAATGAAGTCGATTGTCACTTGAGGAAGGTTTAGATCAAAAAGTGAAAAGCAggcaggatttatttttttatgctttagGGATAAATTTAAAGCAATAAGTGTGCACTGCAGAGTTTTAGAACATCTGCTCGCAGTCGCATTCTGGTGGCTTGCCTCGGGTGGGTACACCTTTGCACAGCGTGGCTGTTCTTGTTGAATCAGCAACAGTTGATTGCAGGCCGCAGTTGGCGCTAGGATCAAAAAGCAACCAGTGCACTCATGCTGGCGTGATTTGACCTGAAGAAAAGCCAACATTCTAAATACCCTTTTGAGGTTTTCATTATATGTCCCTTGTGCATATACTTCACCAATTTGAGCATGATGGAGAAAAAAGGCTTTTCTACGGTGGCTGGAagcttcattatttaaatgatcaaCTTGCACCCTTGTCTCAACAAACAAGCATTCACATGTTCATCAAATAGAAACTAAATAGGGGCTGTAAATCAATACATAACCGGAGTATGTGCAACGTAGCGGAGGCTACTTTCAGCTTTACAGTGATGCCTTCAGAAACCTCTTTATTTCATGGGTGCTTTAATAGTTTTGCATAACGCTCCTCTGGGTTTAAAAGTCAGAGATACTAGGACCCTGAGCGGGATTCCAGTGCCAGTATTTTTGTCTGTGGACTGTAGACATACCTTAACCTGAGCAAACATTTGTGCAAACATGACATTTCCAAGGCATTCAACAAAGTGCCTCCCAGCAACAGAGGAAAGCAGGTTCGCAAGAAAATACGTGCAAATACTTtgactataaaaaaaaattattaaaaaaaaataaaaataactaaaaaaactattaaacGGATACTTCTGAGTCTGAACAAggctaattattattaaagtttTTCATATACATAAAAAGTAAAGGAGAAATACTCCAAGTATGTTTAGAAATATTCCACAATACAACTAGGCCTACATTCTGAGAACTTCAAGTCGATAGGGGAaccaaaaaaatctttttacttATTGCGGACAAAAATGTTCCTTCAGCAGTGAGTTTTAATGTGATATGCCAACTATTTTCgtgacattaaaacattttccctgcattcaatcaacaaTAGCACAGAGACCCTGTCGGTGCCAAAAACAGGTCTCAGTCTTGACTGAGTATTCAGTTACTTTACTTATCGGTTCTGGAACATTGGCCCGCATGCAACTTAACAACAGCTATTCTTCCATGGTTTTACATGCCAACTTCTGACGGTCAGCTCAAGTTCTAACAGGTTCAGACAGGTCCGTTTATGATGAACACTGAACAGATCGTACCACCCAACCCGAGTCTCTAATTATATAGCAATGGCCCAAGGGTTTCTGGAGACGGACGTCTGAGGCTCTCACCTGGCGGGGCCACCATTCTCTGCCACTTCTGGAACAGGCAGGTCTTGAGGCAGTCTCGGGGGCTCAGGCTGTAGGTCTTGTGCCGGGACATCAGCTCCTGCATGGGCTCCAGGatcacacacagctggggaCCGCATGGGGAGAGGAGCCCACATTCCCCGCTTTAACAATGCGTCTCACAGACCAGTTTGGCACATTTTATTATGAGGATAAACGCAGCGGGTACGCCAGGGGCCCGAGGGGCCGCGGGGCCCTTCAGTGCGCCTGCGGGACCGGGGACACTCACTCGGAGGTAGTTGAGCGTGGAGTTGGAGAGGCCGCATCTGGTGATGTTTTTCGAAAGCTGGTCAAGCATCGGGGGGTCTTGAGCCTGCGGAGAAGTGTGGGTAGGCACTGTTCAGGTCATTCTAcgagaaaaggaaaaatccaAATACAgacaataacaaatattttgaGATCTTAGAATTATAGGTTTCTATCCGTTTCTATCTGCAGAATTATAGGTTTCTATCTGTAGGTGTCGTTTCGAGATCAAATCCCATATTACAGCAGTGGTTTCTACTCCACCAATATTTAGCATAACAGTATATCAATAAAAGATTACTTCtgccatttaatttaatgacaGGACAAAGAATATTCCAGAATTTTCTCAAATCAAtctgtaaatttaaatttaattccatCAGATTATGGATCCCCTTTTCTTCCCACCTCATTTCTTGCCCAAAAAACTGTGGGAACGCCCCACACCAACATTTCCGTGTTCAGTCACTGAACTGTTCAGACAAGCATCTGAtccaatatatacagtacacacaggtgTCAGCTAGTTTCGGTGTGGTTCCTGTTTTTGAATAAGCAGAGGAAGAAAGTACCATTGCCAGTACCATATCTAATTTTCACTTATTTGGCAAAAATGGTTATAAAAAAAGATACCCATATTTATAGGCTATTGCCACTAACATAAAATGCAGCATAAGCTCAACCGACTATGTTAACAAGACAATAAAGAGTACATCGACATAAATGAGAAATCAGGTTTGACGCATTTTCATTAGCATTCTGCGTACATGCAAAGCAATGCTTGTAACACAGACGTTTTAACCAACACCATTTTCCCCATTACTTACCGTTGTTAACAGTAAATCAATAATGCCGATTTAAACAACGTCATACATTTAAATAGCTGAATAATTCACTCATTGACTTTGCTAAGCTCTATTATTTCTCACTTTTCACCAATGTCCAACTGAAACATGGAACATGAAAGAGGACATTAGAACTCTTTGTGGAAAATGAGGGTTGAATGAGAAGATTTAAAGAGGAAGGGGGATTACATGCATGGCCAGGATGCTGCGCGGGATCAGCTCACGATGCTGCCGGATGCTGAAGTGCCAGGTTTTGATTCTCATCATGTCATCAAACATGAGCTCCAGGTACAGCCGGCCTTCCACGCACACCTGGGGAGTGAGGGGGTGACAAagcagggtcagaggtcaacgcTACCCCCGCGTAGGGCAAAACACCCAAACCCAGAGATGGTGGATGAGGAACAGCAGGAGGACAAATGAAGCAGGAGGAATAAAGGAAATTACATTCAAACTTAACCAACAGTACAGGCCAATAGTATTAGGACACCTGtagtttgtttgaaaaaaatacatttttcgaAAAGACAGatgcacatccttttagaccaacAGATCaaattggaaagaaaaaagctcatactttggtttgttattcaataaatgtgcatatattaactgaactCTCCcctaaggtttaaaaaaataaaaaataaaaagcacaggtggcctaatacttttggccttcactgtaagatttttttttttttggtttgcttcAGCAGGTATTTATTATTGaccaaatgcaaaaataaacacaagtgtAAGTACAATTAAAAGAATTGTAAAAAGGCAGTATTTCCTGATAAATTGAGAACAAACAGAAACGCGCAAATCGCTGTCAAACAGAGACCTTTACCTGTGTGAACATGGGCTTGCCGTTTTGAGTGACCATGGTGCACTGGTCACAGTCCAGAGACACAAAGTTACTGTGGAAGGTCTCCTTGGGGTGCTTCAGGATGTAGTACAGCTCAGTGGCGCCCCCTTCAAAAATGCTACGAAAGTACCGCGGGATCAATGTCCGGCCAATGGCTGTGGAGACAGAGGGCACTCATTCGTCAAACAAGACCGTTACATAAAGATCAGAGCAGAGGCATTTAATTTCTATCTTATACCCATTAAACCATTTTACTTCCCTACAACTAGttggtgaaaatgtaaattctaAAATTATATAGTAGAAGTCTCTAATCTATAATTTAAACATGCATGATATTACCCGTCTAACTAAATCAAATTTGATGATTCAGGAGATCATGAAAAGCAGTACTGTAGGTCAGCAACTAAATGGTTTCACCTTAACTTACATGGTAGTTTGGATCTTGGTTAACATAGTTAACCTGCTCTAGTTCTTAAGTGATGTTGCATCTGAACTTGCTGGTCTGgaaatgttgttagccaggGCTGATATTACTATTCACATCAATCTGGAGATGGCAATTAAATTTCTTCTATACGGTAagtctctggataagagctgaTGCTAAATGTTGCTACATAATcatatgtaatgtaaataaacagGTTGATGAAGGACCCCACTCTGTTCGCATCATACTTGTGTTACACGCTACGTCTTACTGTATCGCTTGGGCCCATCCTCCAGACAAAAAGTGACGGTCAACATGGCGTCGTCCTCGAAGAACTCGGTAGTGAAGGCATCCCACCACAAATTGTCACAGTCCtgcaaagagggaaaaaaagacactcTTATGACTTCTGATGTGCTTTAGATGCAGAGGTGTATTGTCATCTCCACTGAAATCATCCCAGCAGACGTCTCCAGGTGTGCGAGCTCTCACCTCCGTCCAGTTCTGCAGCCGCTTGTTCAGCTCAAACATCCTGTAGTCTGATTGGTTGCCGTACGGTGTGGGTCTCCTGCGaacagagagcacaggctcagCTCAGACACATGGGAGCAGAGCGGAGATTGACATGGTCTTTCGCTATGGAAACCGCAGACCAGGGGCTTACAGCACTTctaaaaataattcacatgaaAATTTATATTCAACCAAACCATTGAGGTCAGGTTCTAATTTCTCAAACAGACTCCAAACTGGAAATACTGACCCAAGTAAACCACGCAGTGGATCcaga
It encodes:
- the LOC118218374 gene encoding LIM domain-binding protein 1-like isoform X1; translated protein: MSVGGCACPGCSSKSFKLYSPKEPPNGSAFPPGTMLDRDVGPTPMYPPTYMEPGIGRPTPYGNQSDYRMFELNKRLQNWTEDCDNLWWDAFTTEFFEDDAMLTVTFCLEDGPKRYTIGRTLIPRYFRSIFEGGATELYYILKHPKETFHSNFVSLDCDQCTMVTQNGKPMFTQVCVEGRLYLELMFDDMMRIKTWHFSIRQHRELIPRSILAMHAQDPPMLDQLSKNITRCGLSNSTLNYLRLCVILEPMQELMSRHKTYSLSPRDCLKTCLFQKWQRMVAPPAEPARQAPSKRRKRKVSGGSTAGGAGAPSSNSKKKSPASSFALSSQVPDVMVVGEPTLMGGEFGDEDERLITRLENTQFDAANGIDDEDSFNGSPALGANSPWNSKAPSSQESKSDNPASQASQ
- the LOC118218374 gene encoding LIM domain-binding protein 1-like isoform X3; amino-acid sequence: MLDRDVGPTPMYPPTYMEPGIGRPTPYGNQSDYRMFELNKRLQNWTEDCDNLWWDAFTTEFFEDDAMLTVTFCLEDGPKRYTIGRTLIPRYFRSIFEGGATELYYILKHPKETFHSNFVSLDCDQCTMVTQNGKPMFTQVCVEGRLYLELMFDDMMRIKTWHFSIRQHRELIPRSILAMHAQDPPMLDQLSKNITRCGLSNSTLNYLRLCVILEPMQELMSRHKTYSLSPRDCLKTCLFQKWQRMVAPPAEPARQAPSKRRKRKVSGGSTAGGAGAPSSNSKKKSPASSFALSSQVPDVMVVGEPTLMGGEFGDEDERLITRLENTQFDAANGIDDEDSFNGSPALGANSPWNSKAPSSQESKSDNPASQASQ
- the LOC118218374 gene encoding LIM domain-binding protein 1-like isoform X2; its protein translation is MSVGGCACPGCSSKSFKLYSPKEPPNGSAFPPGTMLDRDVGPTPMYPPTYMEPGIGRPTPYGNQSDYRMFELNKRLQNWTEDCDNLWWDAFTTEFFEDDAMLTVTFCLEDGPKRYTIGRTLIPRYFRSIFEGGATELYYILKHPKETFHSNFVSLDCDQCTMVTQNGKPMFTQVCVEGRLYLELMFDDMMRIKTWHFSIRQHRELIPRSILAMHAQDPPMLDQLSKNITRCGLSNSTLNYLRLCVILEPMQELMSRHKTYSLSPRDCLKTCLFQKWQRMVAPPAEPARQAPSKRRKRKVSGGSTAGGAGAPSSNSKKKSPASSFALSSQDVMVVGEPTLMGGEFGDEDERLITRLENTQFDAANGIDDEDSFNGSPALGANSPWNSKAPSSQESKSDNPASQASQ